The genome window ACTCAGAGCCAACACTGATACTTTGAAAGATCGAATTCATTCTCTGTAGTCAATGACAATCTTCATAAGCCTCAAAAATGCTTGTGTTTTGACTAGAGAAGACTGCTGGCAATATGGagtcataattttaaaagtagaagATATGATGTAAGTAATCATAATGCTTTATATCCTCTTCACTTTATTgctctttaaaaatatcataTAATAATAAATCTGGCATACCTTATTTTGTGTTAAATTCATATCACCCCAGATCACAATTCCAGAAGCACCCAGTGCAGCAGATTCTCCAATGGTATTTACCAGGTCATCCTGAGGGGAAATGTGCAAAGAATCATACTAATGTAAGTAAGCTATAACATAAGGGCAAAAGGTATAGTGCATATAGTTAAATTATATATCCAAAATAACTACTTTGAAGACAGCAAGCAATTATACACAATGCAAACATTCTGCTCTCACACTATTTTCTTCTGGGGTTGGGTTGCGCAGGTGATGCCAGAAAAAGTTGCCAACTATATCCAATTGATATATGTCATCTGGTTAGAAAAACAAGGCTGTAAAACTGAGCCAGTGGTTAGGCATATGACATACACTCCTCCAAccattttaagttttcttttgctgcattGCCTCCTGGCTGCTCAGAGTTGGTTGTAACTGGTTTCAGTAATGCTGCCTGAAGCAGAAGCTGGaaagcacagctttttttttcttttttattttttaacttaagtTCAGTTACCAGAAAGTGCTAAAGCAGAAAAGTAGGAAGAGAAAGAGTTTTCACCAACAGGAATCTCTTTTCTTCAGAGAATGGCTCTGGCCTTTTACAGAGATTGATTTGggaaatttgtttttgttcagTTCTCCTTTTAGGGTCAGCTATTAGCCCAGCCCTAACAAAATCTTAAAGCCCATCTGGGATCGGAGAGGAGGACTACAGGTAGAAAAAGAACAAGGGAAAAACAACTTACTGCCGGGCAGAACAcatgaaaaggaagaatgtCAGCATTACAGGGTTTAAATTATTAACTAGGAACCCAGCAGGGACCCTGATAGCACCCCTTGATCCCTGAAGGTATTCATGGAGCTGGGAGCAATGCCTGGTGATGCTCTATCCAGAATGTGAGAGGACACCAGACACAATGCAGTCACCAGGACCACAACCTCTAACTTCCCCTTCCTCATGGCCAGGATGACCAGGAGGAGATTCCCCAGATTGGTGGTATATCTCATAGGGTGGGTGATTATAAAAATGTGAAGGGAAAAGTGTAGCCGGAACTGGAATAAGATGATCAGACCTTAATCAGAGCCCAACCTTGACTAACCCATGAGATACTGAAATACCATTTAGAAAGCTACTAGAGTACAACTAAGGACGTAATTTTCTCACTAGCTTTTAAACCCTTTTTTAAGGAGAAGAAAGACttccttttattgttttttcttataATCTAAAAAGCAGACATTAGGCCAGCCCAGTTTTACCAATTCTCTTTGGAAGATGTTACTtagatttcttttctctgacttAATGTACTAAATACGCTTTCTAGCTTTGTAATATTTTGCTACATGTGAAGACTACTCAGAGAATAAAACACTATTTGATAAATATCATGAGGAAGGTTTGAAAAATAGACTTCAGTGTTCCATTTGATCAAATTTCTTTGAtggattaatttaattttttatacaAAATCTacacactttttttctgatacaaGTTAGCATATTTGCTAGATAGGTGTCACCTGGTAATTTCTTTCCActtaaatttgaaatatttaaggTCTAGCTCCACTCACCTGGGAGAGATATTCCTCATACACATCTGTGAATACTGGACGTGTATATACAAAAACTGGAAGGGGATGAGTAGAATTAGAGACATATGAAATTCTAATGGCTTCTTGAACTCTGTTGCGAACAAAGAGCTGGGCATTTCTGGAAGATCTTAAGGCTGTCTCTAGATAGACAGATGGATAAAGTGCTGTGCTTTTCTCCCACAACCAATTAAGctcattatttctttctatttcaaTATCTAAACAGGTTCCTGTATAAttatgtgggttttgtttgtaatCATAGTTATAACAGTCTGGATAAAGGTAATATCCCCACAGACGATTTGGCTTCATTTCTATGCCCAGCTTTAAAGATTCCAACATAATTGATTTTGCTGCAGCTTCAAATTCCATTTTAGCTATAGTTCTGGCTTCGGCTTCTGACAGACTGAGGTCTCTCTGCTGAACAAGTTCAATGGATTCCTGTCTGTAAATGTCTTTTGATCCCCAGTTCCTTATCCACACAGGTCTCCAGTTTTCCCAGTCAATGACAGCCAATCCAAACTGTTCATCTGAAGGAATATAGAACTGGATGTcctctttggctttttttaaatgattctcCAGCAGTGAGAGTTGAGGGAGTCCTCCATTGAACGCCTCTCCTGTGACTTCATTTTTGTAAGGATAGTAGCCAAGCCTGTCTGGATAGAAAAGAGTGATGTTTTGCCCAATGGATGTCTTCAGTGTGCTTccaatgagagaaaaaaatgtcatgtCCAGCTGCACTCCAGTCCTTTCAGTACAAAGTTCTGTAGGAGCATTCCAGATAGAAAGGAAAGGTGAATTAGAAACAAGTGGACGAGCTCTTATGTTCAGAGATGAGCAGCAAGAAACTAGAAGAGTGGCAAACACCATACCAGATGCTATAGGATACGTACAGGTAACACAGATGCcaaaattttgtatttgtcttAGTGTTTCCATTGTAGCATGTGCAGTGACATTAGGTGCTTCTGATCagacaaaaattaaatgctCTCTGGGTGTTCAGAAGGTCAGCAGTGTGTCAAAAGCTTTACCATACAATATATTTCTTCAGATTAATATCTATTAAGCAATACTCCTTAGATGTAAAATAGTGGTGTTCTTTATATGAGGTGCTCTGTCATTTCAGGCTGCAGGAAACCTTTCAACAACTTCTGAGACCTAATGcagaaaaagagacaaatgTAGATAAAGTAAGGGATGATAAATACTTCATTTCTAACCATGAAACAAACACCATTTGTGATTTTGAATATATTGTAATCTTTGAATAAAATTCCCCTTTGAAGGAAAAGCACAGTGTACaatcacagagaaaataaactgtgtatatatataaaattgtatatatatatatatatataaaaagtagATATAAAACTGACAGTGGAATGGTATCCAGTGAGTCATCAATCAGAATGAGTATGCTTGGTAGTAGTCCTGATTGTGCCAGTGACTGGTGTCTGTAAACATGAGCGGTCTCACAATGTCTTCTCTTAATCAACATTAATCTATATGTAATATTTCTCACCTATCTCAAAATGAAGTTCTAGGTcttaattcattaattttacAGAGCACTTAAGGGAAGATACAAGATTACACAAAATTGGAACCTGGACTGTTGTACACACGCAAGAAAACAATCCATGTACATCATTTAACTCACTGAGGTATCTGAAATATTATAGGCACTCTATCTTCTGTCCAGAGCTCTTTTAAACAGGGTCAAAAGCCACGTGTCATCTTGGTATATGGCCACCGGTATGTTGCTTGAGGCTGTTTGAGATCTACAGATTAAATGGCCCCAAATCCAAATCTGCCCAAGGGTGTAATTCATTAAGAAAGCTGAGGTTGTCCATACACCCACAGTGAGAAGTCACACTTAAGTTTTATTCAAGAACATAATGGTAGTGTGGTAGTCATGGTGCGGTCATCAACTTTTACATAGCAGCCCAGTAGCTAAATCATTCCTCTGTGCAGTAACTCATCTGAATCCACTTTCCTCCTAATTTTGAAATGGTTCAAACCTGGATCGGTCACTTTCCCTAGAGGCCTTATGATAACGGCACAGAGTATCTAAGGGGTATATAAGAGTGTGCACGAAAATAGAGTCACCATGAAGTGGGCCACAGGGTGGCTGGCAATGTAAAATTTCTGAGGACagattaataaaaacaaaattttggTTTGCATTTACTGAATTCAGCTAGGAGTGGGAACTGCAAATCTTCAGTCCCTACATCTTGAAttatctctctccctctgttcATCTTTTCTGTAACAACTCACTGTAAAATTTATAAACTGTATGggcactgtcatggtttaaccccagccaacaactaagcaccatgcagctgctcactcactccccccctagtgggatgggggagagaatcggaaggaaaaaggtaaaacttgtgggttgaggtaagaacagtttaatagaacagaaaggaagaaactaataattatattaataacaataataaaatgacaatactaataaaataattggaatatacaaaacaagtgatgcacaatgcaattgctcaccactccccaaccgatgcccagttagttcctgagcagcaatcccctctggccaattccccccagtttatatgctgggcatgacatcacatggtatggaataccccattggacagtttgggtcagctgtcctggctgtgtcgcctcccaacttcttgtgcccctccagccttcttgctggctgggcatgaaaagctgaaaaatccttgacttcgtataaacactgcttagcaacaactgaaaacatcactgttttatcaacattcttatgctgaatccaagacataacactataccagctactagaaagaaaattaagtctatcccagccaaaaccaggacagcacaGAATCGTAGATCTCTCTTCCCCCAACAGTGCATACAGACAACAGGTTGCAGTTATTAcccatttgcatttttttcgTCATCCCTCTGGCTGCatgattatatttttaatttgtttcaataaaatggcaagacgcATCTATCCATCAAATTGTTGCATACCCAGAAAAGTTTGACAGTATAATGAAAAGTCAATGGAGACTTGAACCTTCCTCAAGCCAGATTCACAGCAGAGATTGTTGTAGTAGTAGCACAATGAAATTCGCTGTGTGTGTTCACGGAGTTTGGCCACATCTGAATCTACTGAAAACTCCAGATTTGCTTTGATTGTGGGAGAAACCACATGTGAAAGGAAGTAtctggaggggaggggaggcagagTAGTGTGACTGAAATCTATAGACCTTTGGGGGATCAAAACAATGAAGGAACCTATGTGAACAAGTGGACTAGATCCTGCCCCTAGTCACACACATCACACTCTCTGGAGATGATTCTGGGATTCTTCTTCATTTGAGGGTAATTTGCCTCTTCTGAGGGCTAGGAGGAAATGAAGACAAATGGAAAAGTTGTACTGAAGGAGGAGGTCTCTAGGAGTTGAGTTTCCCAGGGGAGGGGTTTTGTATTACAGGGATCTTCAAGAAATGCCAGAACTCAGACACTTAAGTTCCCAGATTAGCAAGTCTGTTTTGCAGACCCCACTTTGCTTCTTCCTCATCCATCATTTCTGATGTCAACAGGCAGTAGagatattttcccttttattctttttcttcctgggcACGCTGGGGAGGGAACAACAGCCCGTTCAATTTTCTTGGCTTAGAGGTGCCAGCACAGGTGAATGAAACCAGCTACTCAAAGACACAAGGATGCACAGCTGAAAGACTGGCAAACAAGCACCAGGGATAGCAGCAGGGATTCTTGAAAGAGGGTTTGGCAGCAAAGgaggaattttttattttttttttccagaacagaaGCTTATAGTCTTGGACTAGGAAGTGCAAGTAGAAGGAGCAGAAAGTACACCTGTGCAGTATCAGACATCCCTTCAGAACTCATCTGCAGGTATAGGAAAGACAGGTGAGGAAGGGAAGTAAAATGTAGCATAGGTGGTGAGGTCCAATGTACAGCAGAGCTAGAACTGCAACAGCTTTGTCCCACCAGCCATGACAGCACCACTGTCTTCTCAGTCGCACTGCCCCTAAGTCGCTAGAGCCCAATTTCTGACCGTAAGTCAAGGAACTTCAGGCATGTTCTACATTCTCTACCACGAATGTCATCAGCACCTCTCTTCCAAAGACCGGCACAAACTTTCAGCTAGGATTTTGGTCCTGACATTCTCTTTCCCTCAACATAATACAAATGGCTTTTGCACCACACTGTGTCCACAGCGCCATGCACATATCTGCAGAGTTCTCCATGTCCTTTCACAAATAGCTGAGCTCTGCTCAAATGTAGTTCTGcacttttttgtttagtttagctttttttttttgtcctttacaGGAAAGCTTTTCATTGGTTCTTCAATGGACGAGTTTTCATCAACATTTTGGACGCAATGGAAACCAATGGTGTGAAAGCTAAACTACCAGTCAGAAAGGCCAAGAGCTGTAAAGGAAAAGTGAAACCACAGACACCCAAGACCATAGGATCAAGAGGTATGTGTGATGACTGCTTATTGCTttcatattaattaaaaaaaaaaaagttggatcCTCTTTCATGATCAAGCTCATTGGTTCTCTTGGGACGATGAACAAGCAGCAGTGGACAGGAGTTCTCACAGTTCTGTTTTGGATTCACTCACCTAGTCTTCAATGGTCCATTTCATTATTATCTTACAAAAAGCCTTATCAATCACAGGAGGCAAACAAGTTCTTGGTATAGAAGCAGTGGATGGACTGAAGTCTAAACACCTATACAGATATTTCATCATTCCACAGCTGCTGATGTGGTAACTAAAGAAACCCTGCCAAGAAGCATTTTCATAAGCTAGACTTAGATCATAGATCTGATCACCAGGAAAGAAGGTATGGCTCTGTTCATTCAAATTGCTTCACAAGCAATACCTCATCTGTATGGCATCTGCTTGATGAGTCTTGTAGAAAACAGGGCTTCATGTACTTCCCCCAACTGCCCAGAGATGACAGCGGGAAAAAGCCATCTCTCTTCTGAGCTAAACAATCTCAGCTcgctcagcctctcctcacatgACAAATGCTGTAATACCTTATTCATCTTGTAGCAAtttgctggacttgctccagtatgtctatttctttcttgtactggggagcccaggggTGGACACAGCACTCCATATGTGGCATCACCAGTGCCAAAtagaggaaaataaacacattcCTTCATGTGTTCGTGATGCCACCTAGGAGGCTGTCGGTCTTTGTTGCTGCAAAGACACATTGCTCACTGTagtcaacttggtgtccaccacGACCTCCTGGAGCCTCTTCCACaactgctttccagccagcCAGCTCACAAACCTGTACTGGTACATGGGGTTATTCCtctccaggtgcaggactttgcatttgcttttgttgaatttcatgagtTTCCTGTCACTctgtttctccagcctgtggaggtccctcCAAATGGCAGCATGATCCTCTGGCacatcagccactcctcccaaaTTTGCATTGCTTGCACACTTGCCAAGGGAGCACTCTGTCCTATTGTTCAGATAATTAATCAAGATGTTAAATAGTATTGGACCCAGTATGAACCCTTAGCGTACATTACTAGAAACAGGCTTCCAGCAGGACTTTGATgggcctccagctggacttcCTGGCACTGATCACAACCCTCTGAGCCtggcagttcagccagttttcagtttcACTGTCCATTTATCTAGGTTGTACTTAATCAGTGAGAAGGTTACAGGagacagtgttgaaagccttgcTAAAAATCAAGATCAACAAtgtccactgctctccccttgtcCACCAAGCCAGTCATCACTTTGTAGAAGGCTGTCAGGTTAGGCAGGCATGATTTCCTCTTTGTTAATCCATCCTGACTAATTCAAATCACATTCTTGTCTTTAatgtttggaaatgttttccagaaTTATTTGCTCTGTCAATGTCCCAAGGATTGAGGTGAGGCTAGGCTGACCAGCCTATAGTTCTTTGGATCTCTTTTTAagataggagtgacatttgctttcttccagtcctcaaAACTCTCCCCCAATCACAATGACATTTCAGAGATTATCAAGGGTGGCCTTacaatgacatcagccagcttcTTCAGCACATACAGTTACTTGTGGGCACATACCACTGTGCCCCATAAACTTGTGTATGtccagtttgtttaaatgttccctAACCTGATCCTCCTCCACTGAAGGTAAGTCTTCCTTCCTCCAGTCTTTCCCATGGGTTTAAGGAGCCTGAGATCCCAAAAAGCCACTTTTTCCAGTAAAGACTGAGGTGGAAAAGCCATTCAGTACCTCTGCCTCTTCCATGTCCTTTGCCACTGGATCTCCTGCCTGCCTCATTCTGCACTGGGCCTACATTTTCcctcatctgctgctgctgatagacctgtagaagcccttcaTGTTGCCCTTCACATCTCTTGCTAGATTCAACTCCAAgtgggctttggctttcttAACCCCATCATTACACCTCAGACAGTGTCTCTCTATTTGTCCCAGTTCACTTGTCCCTCGTTCCACCTCACGTGTGCTTCCTTTTTATGTCTGAGTTTTGTCAAGAGCTCCTCCTGCTTTTGCTTGATTTCCTGCA of Haliaeetus albicilla chromosome 14, bHalAlb1.1, whole genome shotgun sequence contains these proteins:
- the SPAM1 gene encoding hyaluronidase PH-20, coding for METLRQIQNFGICVTCTYPIASGMVFATLLVSCCSSLNIRARPLVSNSPFLSIWNAPTELCTERTGVQLDMTFFSLIGSTLKTSIGQNITLFYPDRLGYYPYKNEVTGEAFNGGLPQLSLLENHLKKAKEDIQFYIPSDEQFGLAVIDWENWRPVWIRNWGSKDIYRQESIELVQQRDLSLSEAEARTIAKMEFEAAAKSIMLESLKLGIEMKPNRLWGYYLYPDCYNYDYKQNPHNYTGTCLDIEIERNNELNWLWEKSTALYPSVYLETALRSSRNAQLFVRNRVQEAIRISYVSNSTHPLPVFVYTRPVFTDVYEEYLSQDDLVNTIGESAALGASGIVIWGDMNLTQNKNTCRTLDNYLRRTLTPYLINVTMAARICSQVLCQDSGACARKKWNSSDYLHLNPENIVIQMTKDGKYTLQGQPAFQDLQTFTENFDCHCYAGHSCEPRADINDIHYLHACISEDICIQISSNSLSNTEASEEKILSNRTVFSFTSQSKVTLSTHPEIEDFQSTFGNNTLNTTTAEYNTVTAATRYDLEANDTRTFSSSSSCKMKMFNLFCLILILRTLT